The proteins below come from a single Takifugu rubripes chromosome 10, fTakRub1.2, whole genome shotgun sequence genomic window:
- the pan3 gene encoding PAN2-PAN3 deadenylation complex subunit PAN3 yields MNSGLPASAAPLGGAGIPNVKVKFCRYYAKDKTCFYGDECQFLHEDPSMANLSLHGGGSSPVPLSMAGGGGTPAGYSLGGSAAACPGGAGTGVPKKSDALGPTATTLDGQLLAIPGMDAATLSDASLTNSYFSSSFIGVNGFGSPAEPKYSMMQRMTTSSSSPSLLNEGVKNFSHSSHDPVNSPTSSLFSDFGGLSMSHRRKAPNPAASEFIPKGAPRMATMAPSAVQAFPSPLFPHPGLSSSTAAVLAPGMSLSAGSSPLHSPKITPHTSPAPRRRSHTPNPANYMVPTTASEQNTQVIQKETVGGTTYFYTDNTPAPMAGMVFPTYHIYPSTAPHVAYMQPKANAPSFFMADELRQELINRHLITMAQIDHSENTDVPSEVDSYHSLFPLEPLPPPNRMQKTGNFSYITSCYKAVNSKDDLPYCLRRIQGFRLVNTKCMMLVDMWKKIQHSNSVTLREVFTTKAFGDHSLVFSYDFHAGAETMYSRHFNDPAADSYFTKRKWGEFTNPRPPRQHAGLLPESLIWAYIVQLSSALRTIHTAGLACRVMDPSKILITGKTRLRVNCVGVFDVLTFDNSQTNHLALMPQYQQADLVSLGKVVLALACNSLAGIQRENLQKAMELVSLNYSSDLKNLILYLLTDQSRLRSVNDIMPMIGARFYTQLDASQMRNDVIEEDLAKEVQNGRLFRLLAKLGTINERPEFQKDPAWSETGDRYLLKLFRDHLFHQVTEAGTPWIDLSHIVSCLNKLDAGVPEKISLVSRDEKSVLVVTYSDLKRCFDNTFQELQSVASGSL; encoded by the exons ATGAACAGTGGACTCCCAGCTTCAGCTGCTCCGCTCGGGGGTGCCGGGATACCCAACGTCAAAGTTAAGTTCTGCCGATATTATGCGAAAGATAAAACATGCTTTTACGGAGACGAGTGTCAGTTCCTCCACGAAGATCCGTCCATGGCTAACCTGTCGCTGcacggcggcggcagcagccccGTTCCCTTGTCCATGGCCGGAGGTGGCGGGACGCCAGCGGGGTATTCTCTCGGTGGCTCCGCAGCGGCCTGTCCGGGCGGCGCAGGGACTGGAGTGCCCAAGAAGAGCGACGCGTTGGGGCCTACAGCGACGACTCTGGACGGGCAACTTTTAGCCA TCCCAGGGATGGATGCTGCGACCTTAAGTGATGCTAGTCTTACCAACTCttacttcagcagcagctttattggCGTCAATGGCTTTGGGAGCCCAGCAGAGCCTAAATACTCAATGATGCAG CGAATGACTACCAGCAGTAGTTCTCCCAGTCTTCTCAATGAAGGGGTCAAGAACTTCAGCCACAGCTCTCATG ATCCAGTGAATTCTCCGACGTCATCGCTGTTCAGTGATTTTGGTGGTCTTAGCATGTCCCATAGGAGAAAG GCTCCAAACCCAGCAGCAAGTGAATTCATCCCAAAGGGAGCTCCACGTATGGCAACCATGGCCCCGTCTGCTGTTCAggccttcccctctcctctttttccacaTCCTGGTCTTAGTAGCTCCACAGCTGCTGTGCTAGCACCAG GCATGTCTCTATCTGCTGGATCCTCCCCTCTCCACTCCCCAAAAATCACCCCCCACACGTCGCCGGCACCTCGCCGGCGCAGCCACACCCCAAACCCTGCCAACTACATGGTGCCCACCACTGCGTCCGAACAGAACACCCAAGTCATTCAGAAGGAGACTGTTGGGGGGACCACCTACTTTTACACGGACAACACGCCGGCCCCGATGGCGGGGATG GTGTTTCCTACCTACCATATCTATCCCTCCACTGCACCCCATGTGGCTTACATGCAGCCCAAAGCTAACGCGCCTTCCTTCTTCATGGCCGACGAGCTGCGACAG GAGCTGATTAACAGACATCTGATAACAATGGCCCAGATTGACCATTCAGAAAACACAG ACGTACCATCTGAGGTGGACAGCTACCACAGCCTGTTTCCCCTCgaacccctccctccacccaacCGCATGCAAAAGACCGGAAACTTCAGCTACATCACCTCCTGCTACAAGGCAGTGAACAGCAAGGACGACCTGCCTTACTGCCTGAGGCGGATACAGG GGTTCCGCCTGGTTAACACCAAGTGCATGATGCTGGTGGACATGTGGAAGAAGATCCAGCATTCAAACTCTGTGACGTTAAGGGAGGTCTTCACCACAAAGGCCTTTGGAGACCACT CGTTGGTGTTCTCCTACGACTTCCACGCTGGTGCAGAGACCATGTACAGCCGACACTTCAACGACCCAGCAGCAGACTCGTACTTCACTAAGAGGAAGTGGGGTGagtt CAcgaacccccgccccccccggcaGCACGCGGGCCTGCTCCCAGAGTCCCTGATCTGGGCCTACATAGTCCAGCTCAGCTCGGCGCTGCGCACCATACACACCGCCGGCCTGGCCTGCCGCGTCATGGACCCCAGCAAGATTCTCATCACTGGCAAGACCag GTTACGGGTGAACTGTGTTGGGGTTTTTGATGTCTTAACGTTTGATAACAGTCAGACAAATCATCTCGCCCTAATGCCACAATACCAG CAAGCAGACCTGGTGTCCCTGGGAAAGGTAGTGCTGGCACTGGCGTGCAATTCCCTGGCTGGCATTCAGAGGGAGAACCTGCAGAAGGCGATGGAGCTGGTGTCTCTTAACTACTCTTCAGACCTCAAGAACCTCATTCT GTATCTGCTGACCGATCAGTCCCGCCTCCGCAGCGTCAACGACATCATGCCCATGATCGGAGCTCGATTCTACACGCAACTGGACGCGTCGCAGATGAGGAATGATGTCATCGAGGAAGACCTGGCAAAG GAGGTCCAAAATGGCCGCCTCTTCCGCTTGTTGGCCAAACTGGGCACCATCAACGAGCGGCCCGA GTTCCAGAAGGACCCAGCATGGTCGGAGACCGGAGACCGCTACCTGCTGAAGCTCTTCCGGGATCACCTGTTCCACCAGGTGACAGAAGCGGGAACACCCTGGATCGACCTGAGCCACATTGTTTCCTGTCTCAATAAA CTGGACGCAGGAGTTCCTGAGAAGATCAGCCTGGTGTCACGGGACGAGAAAAGCGTCCTGGTCGTCACCTACTCTGACCTCAAGCGCTGCTTTGACAATACCTTCCAGGAGCTGCAGTCCGTGGCTTCCGGCTCTCTGTAG
- the flt3 gene encoding receptor-type tyrosine-protein kinase FLT3 isoform X1: MIAAVLLLCVCCTAAAKTSQLCVPSQKVACFVPADDLSPSAPVRVDVCLGKTLSISLEKLSGNPTCSWTREAEPVHAVNGSRLLVLPALSEANSGEYKLTCETGNGVRSSVSVSLRVVKNRPTTPRLLLSQLYEQNISPYFLCISGGCPEPTLGFSGGYPGSEISSSAFFNRGAMCCAENAAGQECTQLYDYDLERMQEDELSNITVQPDQSLLLRCRIKAYYGPYPKWDKGGLEMDENKLACHSYSQELCIKTDHHSDSRMTYLFIKSVNVSHSGTYTCRDKNRNKNVYVNVQAEGFLSVELEKSKIVSANDVSDTCLEARVSYHPVLRRCSWEAPNKMVTECIRQTWVTKHSTVKLCNPLQAGDYKLLLEAGGREETRTVSVCVADTPMFTFETGFDIMVETSSLVPANYTWMSCVSANDSICELDSSWTVIPDTSVTVTDFSCKKEILSSLNRTWVNGHHFRFCLTNSVGSWCKSPQFQPQLLRVSSASPDENFNLLKVSSLLLLVALVVVSVTLFYFIKKKKPKYQPQLQMIQMVGPSDNDYIYINFKDFEYDTKWEFPRENLELGKELGSGAFGMVVQATAYGISKPGVPQQVAVKMLKEKHHSVEKEALVSELKMLTHIGSHDNIVNLLGACTESAGPTYLIFQYCCHGDLLNYLKKNRELYHKSVTDAFNKDRFSSLYQNLETKPGKQHVSQEHYVTMYPSATRGQDNIAILTLGSDNGNNFEDPEIVEELEDERPEDLQTLTFDDLLSFAFQVAKGMEFLSSKNCIHRDLAARNILVTKDRLVKIGDFGLARDIENDSNYVVRGNVRLPVKWMAPESTFQGIYTTKSDVWAYGILLWEVFSLGVTPYPGIKVDHNFYSMIERGFKMECPYYASDSVYGMMCKCWALNPGSRPSFSELVSFMCNQLTDREEKLYHNILEQKECVHTNAAATKATSALETQNKNKAANEYSQPRSATESKELETSAEEEKLLKPDAQRC, translated from the exons ATGATCGCGG CAGTTCTCCTCCTGTGCGtctgctgtactgctgcagCAAAGACGAGCCAACTCTGCGTACCCAGTCAGAAG GTAGCGTGTTTTGTTCCAGCTGATGATCTGAGTCCATCTGCTCCAGTCAGGGTGGACGTCTGCCTTGGCAAGACTCTCAGCATTTCCCTGGAGAAGCTTTCTGGCAACCCCACATGCTCCTGGACCCGCGAAGCGGAGCCCGTCCACGCGGT AAATGGGAGTCGGCTGTTGGTGCTGCCGGCTCTTTCGGAGGCCAATTCTGGGGAGTATAAGCTGACATGTGAAACCGGCAATGGCGTCCGGagttctgtgtctgtgtcactCAGGGTTGTGAAAA ATCGTCCCACGACCCCCAGGCTGTTACTGAGCCAGTTATATGAGCAAAATATTTCCCCTTACTTCTTGTGCATCTCTGGAGGATGCCCAGAGCCCACGCTTGGATTTTCCGG AGGGTATCCAGGTAGCGAAATATCCAGTAGCGCCTTCTTTAACAGGGGAGCGATGTGCTGCGCTGAAAATGCTGCTGGACAAGAATGCACCCAACTCTATGACTATG ATCTGGAGAGGATGCAGGAAGACGAGCTCTCCAATATCACCGTTCAGCCCGATCAGTCCTTGCTGCTCCGCTGCCGGATAAAGGCTTATTATGGCCCCTACCCTAAGTGGGACAAAGGGGGCCTAGAAATGGATGAGAACAAATTAGCTTGCCACTCCTATTCCCAGGAG cTCTGCATTAAAACGGATCACCACAGCGATAGTAGGATGACCTACCTGTTCATCAAATCAGTGAATGTGAGCCACAGCGGCACATACACCTGCAGggacaaaaacaggaataagAACGTCTACGTTAATGTCCAAG CTGAAGGTTTCCTTTCCGTGGAGCTGGAAAAGAGCAAAATCGTCTCGGCTAATGACGTCTCCGACACCTGTCTGGAAGCCAGAGTCTCCTACCACCCAGTGCTCCGTCGCTGTTCCTGGGAAGCTCCCAATAAGATGGTGACTGAATGCATCAGGCAGACCTGGGTGACGAAACACAG CACTGTCAAACTCTGTAATCCGCTCCAAGCGGGTGATTACAAGCTGCTCttggaggcaggaggacgtgaggAAACACGGACGGTGTCTGTGTGCGTTGCAG ACACGCCGATGTTCACATTCGAGACGGGCTTCGATATCATGGTGGAGACGTCGAGTCTCGTGCCTGCGAACTACACATGGATGTCTTGTGTTTCAGCCAACGACAG CATCTGCGAGCTTGATTCCTCCTGGACTGTGATTCCGGACACTTCTGTGACAGTCACCGACTTCTCCTGCAAGAAGGAAATCCTGTCTTCCCTCAACAGAACGTGGGTGAACGGACACCATTTCAGGTTTTGCCTGACTAACTCGGTGGGTTCTTGGTGCAAATCCCCACAGTTCCAACCACAGCTGCTCCGGGTTTCTAGTG CATCACCAGATGAGAACTTTAACCTGCTGAAAGTCAGCAGCTTGCTTCTTCTTGTGGCTCTAGTAGTAGTGAGCGTGACCCTCTTCTACTTTATCAAGAAGAAG AAACCCAAGTATCAGCCCCAGCTTCAGATGATCCAGATGGTCGGCCCCAGCGACAACGATTACATCTACATAAACTTCAAGGACTTCGAGTACGACACCAAGTGGGAGTTTCCCAGAGAGAACCTGGAACTGG GAAAGGAGCTGGGCTCTGGGGCTTTTGGAATGGTGGTCCAGGCGACAGCTTATGGTATCAGCAAGCCTGGAGTGCCACAGCAGGTGGCCGTGAAGATGCTCAAAG AAAAGCACCACTCTGTGGAGAAGGAGGCCCTGGTGTCCGAGCTGAAAATGTTGACTCACATCGGCTCTCACGACAACATCGTAAACCTGCTCGGAGCGTGCACCGAATCAG CAGGGCCGACATACCTGATCTTTCAGtactgttgtcatggagacctTCTGAATtacctgaagaagaacagagagCTCTACCACAAATCTGTGACCGATGCTTTCAACAAGGACCGTTTCAGCAGCCTTTACCAAAACCTGGAGACAAAGCCGGG CAAACAGCACGTATCGCAGGAGCATTATGTGACCATGTACCCttcggccactagggggcaggaCAACATCGCCATCCTCACACTCGGCTCTGATAACGGGAATAACTTTGAAG ATCCAGAAATTGTCGAGGAGCTTGAGGATGAGCGGCCTGAGGACCTGCAGACCCTGACCTTCGATGATCTGCTCAGCTTTGCATTCCAGGTGGCCAAAGGCATGGAGTTCCTCTCCTCCAAGAAC TGTATCCATCGAGACCTGGCAGCTCGAAACATCTTGGTGACCAAGGACAGGCTGGTCAAGATTGGCGACTTCGGATTGGCCAGGGACATCGAGAATGATTCCAATTACGTTGTGAGAGGAAAC GTGCGTCTGCCCGTGAAGTGGATGGCCCCGGAGAGCACGTTTCAGGGAATTTACACCACGAAGAGCGACGTCTGGGCTTACGGGATTCTCCTCTGGGAGGTCTTCTCCCTCG GCGTGACTCCATACCCTGGAATAAAAGTGGATCACAACTTCTACTCCATGATTGAAAGAGGATTTAAGATGGAGTGTCCGTACTACGCCAGTGATTCTGT GTACGGGATGATGTGTAAGTGCTGGGCCCTCAATCCAGGAAGCCGACCGTCTTTTTCAGAGCTGGTGTCCTTCATGTGCAACCAATTgacggacagagaggagaag CTCTACCATAACATACTGGAGCAGAAGGAGTGTGTCCACACCAACGCAGCGGCCACCAAGGCCACTTCTGCGCTGGAGACACAGAACAAGAACAAGGCGGCCAACGAATATTCTCAACCACGttcggccacggagagcaaagAGCTGGAGACCagcgcagaggaggagaagctgctgaagcctgATGCACAGCGATGCTAA
- the flt3 gene encoding receptor-type tyrosine-protein kinase FLT3 isoform X2, which produces MIAAVLLLCVCCTAAAKTSQLCVPSQKVACFVPADDLSPSAPVRVDVCLGKTLSISLEKLSGNPTCSWTREAEPVHAVNGSRLLVLPALSEANSGEYKLTCETGNGVRSSVSVSLRVVKNRPTTPRLLLSQLYEQNISPYFLCISGGCPEPTLGFSGGYPGSEISSSAFFNRGAMCCAENAAGQECTQLYDYDLERMQEDELSNITVQPDQSLLLRCRIKAYYGPYPKWDKGGLEMDENKLACHSYSQELCIKTDHHSDSRMTYLFIKSVNVSHSGTYTCRDKNRNKNVYVNVQAEGFLSVELEKSKIVSANDVSDTCLEARVSYHPVLRRCSWEAPNKMVTECIRQTWVTKHSTVKLCNPLQAGDYKLLLEAGGREETRTVSVCVADTPMFTFETGFDIMVETSSLVPANYTWMSCVSANDSICELDSSWTVIPDTSVTVTDFSCKKEILSSLNRTWVNGHHFRFCLTNSVGSWCKSPQFQPQLLRVSSASPDENFNLLKVSSLLLLVALVVVSVTLFYFIKKKKPKYQPQLQMIQMVGPSDNDYIYINFKDFEYDTKWEFPRENLELGKELGSGAFGMVVQATAYGISKPGVPQQVAVKMLKEKHHSVEKEALVSELKMLTHIGSHDNIVNLLGACTESGPTYLIFQYCCHGDLLNYLKKNRELYHKSVTDAFNKDRFSSLYQNLETKPGKQHVSQEHYVTMYPSATRGQDNIAILTLGSDNGNNFEDPEIVEELEDERPEDLQTLTFDDLLSFAFQVAKGMEFLSSKNCIHRDLAARNILVTKDRLVKIGDFGLARDIENDSNYVVRGNVRLPVKWMAPESTFQGIYTTKSDVWAYGILLWEVFSLGVTPYPGIKVDHNFYSMIERGFKMECPYYASDSVYGMMCKCWALNPGSRPSFSELVSFMCNQLTDREEKLYHNILEQKECVHTNAAATKATSALETQNKNKAANEYSQPRSATESKELETSAEEEKLLKPDAQRC; this is translated from the exons ATGATCGCGG CAGTTCTCCTCCTGTGCGtctgctgtactgctgcagCAAAGACGAGCCAACTCTGCGTACCCAGTCAGAAG GTAGCGTGTTTTGTTCCAGCTGATGATCTGAGTCCATCTGCTCCAGTCAGGGTGGACGTCTGCCTTGGCAAGACTCTCAGCATTTCCCTGGAGAAGCTTTCTGGCAACCCCACATGCTCCTGGACCCGCGAAGCGGAGCCCGTCCACGCGGT AAATGGGAGTCGGCTGTTGGTGCTGCCGGCTCTTTCGGAGGCCAATTCTGGGGAGTATAAGCTGACATGTGAAACCGGCAATGGCGTCCGGagttctgtgtctgtgtcactCAGGGTTGTGAAAA ATCGTCCCACGACCCCCAGGCTGTTACTGAGCCAGTTATATGAGCAAAATATTTCCCCTTACTTCTTGTGCATCTCTGGAGGATGCCCAGAGCCCACGCTTGGATTTTCCGG AGGGTATCCAGGTAGCGAAATATCCAGTAGCGCCTTCTTTAACAGGGGAGCGATGTGCTGCGCTGAAAATGCTGCTGGACAAGAATGCACCCAACTCTATGACTATG ATCTGGAGAGGATGCAGGAAGACGAGCTCTCCAATATCACCGTTCAGCCCGATCAGTCCTTGCTGCTCCGCTGCCGGATAAAGGCTTATTATGGCCCCTACCCTAAGTGGGACAAAGGGGGCCTAGAAATGGATGAGAACAAATTAGCTTGCCACTCCTATTCCCAGGAG cTCTGCATTAAAACGGATCACCACAGCGATAGTAGGATGACCTACCTGTTCATCAAATCAGTGAATGTGAGCCACAGCGGCACATACACCTGCAGggacaaaaacaggaataagAACGTCTACGTTAATGTCCAAG CTGAAGGTTTCCTTTCCGTGGAGCTGGAAAAGAGCAAAATCGTCTCGGCTAATGACGTCTCCGACACCTGTCTGGAAGCCAGAGTCTCCTACCACCCAGTGCTCCGTCGCTGTTCCTGGGAAGCTCCCAATAAGATGGTGACTGAATGCATCAGGCAGACCTGGGTGACGAAACACAG CACTGTCAAACTCTGTAATCCGCTCCAAGCGGGTGATTACAAGCTGCTCttggaggcaggaggacgtgaggAAACACGGACGGTGTCTGTGTGCGTTGCAG ACACGCCGATGTTCACATTCGAGACGGGCTTCGATATCATGGTGGAGACGTCGAGTCTCGTGCCTGCGAACTACACATGGATGTCTTGTGTTTCAGCCAACGACAG CATCTGCGAGCTTGATTCCTCCTGGACTGTGATTCCGGACACTTCTGTGACAGTCACCGACTTCTCCTGCAAGAAGGAAATCCTGTCTTCCCTCAACAGAACGTGGGTGAACGGACACCATTTCAGGTTTTGCCTGACTAACTCGGTGGGTTCTTGGTGCAAATCCCCACAGTTCCAACCACAGCTGCTCCGGGTTTCTAGTG CATCACCAGATGAGAACTTTAACCTGCTGAAAGTCAGCAGCTTGCTTCTTCTTGTGGCTCTAGTAGTAGTGAGCGTGACCCTCTTCTACTTTATCAAGAAGAAG AAACCCAAGTATCAGCCCCAGCTTCAGATGATCCAGATGGTCGGCCCCAGCGACAACGATTACATCTACATAAACTTCAAGGACTTCGAGTACGACACCAAGTGGGAGTTTCCCAGAGAGAACCTGGAACTGG GAAAGGAGCTGGGCTCTGGGGCTTTTGGAATGGTGGTCCAGGCGACAGCTTATGGTATCAGCAAGCCTGGAGTGCCACAGCAGGTGGCCGTGAAGATGCTCAAAG AAAAGCACCACTCTGTGGAGAAGGAGGCCCTGGTGTCCGAGCTGAAAATGTTGACTCACATCGGCTCTCACGACAACATCGTAAACCTGCTCGGAGCGTGCACCGAATCAG GGCCGACATACCTGATCTTTCAGtactgttgtcatggagacctTCTGAATtacctgaagaagaacagagagCTCTACCACAAATCTGTGACCGATGCTTTCAACAAGGACCGTTTCAGCAGCCTTTACCAAAACCTGGAGACAAAGCCGGG CAAACAGCACGTATCGCAGGAGCATTATGTGACCATGTACCCttcggccactagggggcaggaCAACATCGCCATCCTCACACTCGGCTCTGATAACGGGAATAACTTTGAAG ATCCAGAAATTGTCGAGGAGCTTGAGGATGAGCGGCCTGAGGACCTGCAGACCCTGACCTTCGATGATCTGCTCAGCTTTGCATTCCAGGTGGCCAAAGGCATGGAGTTCCTCTCCTCCAAGAAC TGTATCCATCGAGACCTGGCAGCTCGAAACATCTTGGTGACCAAGGACAGGCTGGTCAAGATTGGCGACTTCGGATTGGCCAGGGACATCGAGAATGATTCCAATTACGTTGTGAGAGGAAAC GTGCGTCTGCCCGTGAAGTGGATGGCCCCGGAGAGCACGTTTCAGGGAATTTACACCACGAAGAGCGACGTCTGGGCTTACGGGATTCTCCTCTGGGAGGTCTTCTCCCTCG GCGTGACTCCATACCCTGGAATAAAAGTGGATCACAACTTCTACTCCATGATTGAAAGAGGATTTAAGATGGAGTGTCCGTACTACGCCAGTGATTCTGT GTACGGGATGATGTGTAAGTGCTGGGCCCTCAATCCAGGAAGCCGACCGTCTTTTTCAGAGCTGGTGTCCTTCATGTGCAACCAATTgacggacagagaggagaag CTCTACCATAACATACTGGAGCAGAAGGAGTGTGTCCACACCAACGCAGCGGCCACCAAGGCCACTTCTGCGCTGGAGACACAGAACAAGAACAAGGCGGCCAACGAATATTCTCAACCACGttcggccacggagagcaaagAGCTGGAGACCagcgcagaggaggagaagctgctgaagcctgATGCACAGCGATGCTAA
- the urad gene encoding 2-oxo-4-hydroxy-4-carboxy-5-ureidoimidazoline decarboxylase: protein MDIRAVNDLSFEEFVNIFGNLVEKCPIVAATVWSERPFGSFTALEKAIHDFIDHLPQSGKEGLLRCHPDLAGRDLQRGTLTQESRVEQVAAGLDALGSEEASRMERLNDEYKQRFGFPFVICARMNDKATILHQMTERCQNEPALETLRGIEEVKKISSLRLHSIILVDTPRL from the exons ATGGACATCAGAGCAGTGAACGACCTCTCTTTTGAGGAATTTGTGAACATTTTTGGCAATTTGGTGGAAAAATGCCCCATAGTGGCGGCCACTGTGTGGTCGGAACGTCCTTTTGGGAGTTTTACTGCGCTGGAGAAAGCGATCCACGACTTTATCGATCATCTTCCACAATCAG GTAAAGAGGGGCTCCTTAGGTGTCACCCGGACCTGGCGGGCAGGGACCTCCAGCGCGGCACCTTGACGCAGGAGTCCCGCGTAGAGCAGGTAGCGGCCGGGCTGGACGCGCTCGGATCCGAGGAAGCGTCCCGCATGGAGCGGCTCAATGATGAGTATAAGCAGCGTTTCGGGTTCCCGTTTGTCATCTGCGCACGGATGAACGACAAGGCGACCATATTGCACCAGATGACGGAGCGCTGCCAGAATGAACCCGCACTGGAGACCCTGCGTGGCAtcgaggaggtgaagaagatctCCAGCCTGCGTCTCCACAGTATCATTTTGGTAGACACACCCAGGTTATAA
- the pdx1 gene encoding pancreas/duodenum homeobox protein 1, translating to MNREEHYYPAQVFKDSCAYQRSQAEDYSHSPPPCLYMSRQVHSVYTPPTMGALEQTNLSDIVPSYSLPMREDPSAAQLHHPLGLQQQHVPPAAGYSDTGEQSRYTLPFPWMKTTKSHSHTWKGQWTGSYVMAETEENKRTRTAYTRAQLLELEKEFLFNRYISRPRRVELALTLSLTERHIKIWFQNRRMKWKKEEDRRRVRGTEPDQDSSITSGDQADVAAGVTSTNGPQTATPPVSPLRGHSLSVPRSQEPA from the exons ATGAATCGGGAAGAACACTATTACCCTGCTCAGGTTTTTAAAGACTCCTGTGCGTACCAGAGATCTCAGGCGGAGGACTACAGTCACAGTCCGCCACCGTGCCTCTACATGAGCAGGCAGGTTCACTCGGTCTACACACCTCCGACCATGGGAGCTTTGGAACAGACCAACCTTTCTGATATCGTCCCGTCTTACTCTCTACCCATGCGGGAGGATCCAAGCGCGGCTCAACTTCATCACCCTCtgggcctgcagcagcagcatgtacCCCCGGCTGCAGGGTACTCTGACACGGGGGAGCAGAGCAGATATACCCTTCCTTTTCCCTGGATGAAAACCACCAaatctcactcacacacctggaAAGGACAGTGGACAG GTTCCTACGTGATGGCggaaacagaggaaaacaaacgCACGAGGACAGCCTACACGCGCGCGCAGCTGCTCGAGCTCGAGAAGGAGTTCCTCTTCAACCGCTACATCTCGAGACCGCGCCGCGTGGAGCTCGCGCTGACCCTGAGCCTGACAGAGCGCCACATTAAGATCTGGTTCCAGAATCGACGCATGAagtggaagaaagaggaggaccGCCGGAGGGTGAGGGGCACCGAGCCGGACCAggactcctccatcacctccggAGACCAGGCGGACGTGGCCGCCGGGGTCACTTCCACAAACGGACCCCAAACCGCAACACCCCCCGTGTCGCCCCTCCGCGGTCACTCTCTCTCCGTCCCGAGGTCTCAGGAGCCCGCCTAG
- the si:ch211-140b10.6 gene encoding protein POLR1D: MAEDNELEKRAIEELLKETDRARMRAETMGPTGWLKCPLQSTNKRFLLNTLRPTGTQKHTAETVDDPVASRRRSRSNSLDRKRDRSRSPFRDHTSKGGNTDHKHHQRDSCNNKDKRRDGDRERSYRHKDNREWRHGRDKAKD, encoded by the exons ATGGCAGAGGATAATGAACTGGAGAA GCGCGCCatagaggagctgctgaaggagactgACAGAGCTCGGATGAGAGCTGAGACCATGGGGCCGACAGGATG GTTGAAATGTCCACTCCAGAGCACCAACAAGCGCTTCCTCCTCAATACTTTGCGCCCTACAGGCACGCAGAAACACACCGCTGAGACCGTGGATGATCCCGTCGCCTCTAGGCGGCGCTCGAGAAGCAATTCCCTGGACAGAAAACGCGACCGCAGCAGGTCACCTTTCAGAGATCACACAAGCAAAGGGGGGAACACTGATCATAAACACCATCAGAGGGACAGCTGTAATAACAAAGATAAGAGGCGGGATGGAGACAGAGAAAGGAGTTACAGgcacaaagacaacagagaGTGGAGACATGGGAGGGACAAAGCCAAAGACTGA